The Streptomyces sp. NBC_00510 genomic interval CCCTGCTGGTGGTGGGGACGTTGGCGTCCATGCAGTGGGGGCCCACCCATCTGGCCTGGCATGCCTTCACCACGCCCAACGGCAGCGCCTACCGGCAGGCGTTCATCTTCTGCGGGCTGCTGGTGATCGCCGCCTGGCAGGCCTTCGCGCACGGTGTACCGGGCTTCCGGCCGCTGCTCGCCGGACTGGGGACGCTGGTGCTGATCACCGCGGGCGCCATGCGGAGCGAGCTCATCAGCGGCTGGACGCTGCCCACCCTGCTCGCGGGCACCGCGGCCGCTGCAGGCGCCGTGGTGCTGCTGGGCCTGACCGCTCGCCGCCACCGCCGGTTCCTGGTGGCGTTCGCGGCCGTACTGCTCGTGGGTGCGCAGCTCGGACAGGCCACCGTCAGTACGTTCTACGCGGCCCGGGAACGGCAGCGCGCGTTCCCCGGCCACCCCGTGTGGGGGGCGTACCAGGAGCGCCAGAGTCAGCTGGCGGCCGAGGCGGACGGCTGGCCGCGGTACCGCACCGAACCCGGCCACCCCGAGACCGTCGGCAACGATCCGCTGGTCGTCGGTGGGCAGGGGGCGCAGTACTACAGCAGCCTCACCTCGGTCGCTCTCAGCCGGACCCTGTTCTCCCTGGGCGCGGGCTGGACCGCGCTCGGCCGGTCGCCGCAGAGCCTGGACAACCCGGTCACCGACGCCATCTTCTCGATCGGCGCCCGGGTGCACCCCGACACCATGACGGTCACCCGCAGGGATGTGCCGCCGCTGGTCACCGTGCGGCCGTCCGAGCACCCCCCTGCCTTCGGCCGGTCGGCCTTCCGCAACCAGGAACAGCTGCTCGGCGCGCAGGTCTACACCCTGCCCGGCATCTCGGTCAGCCCGGCCGACGGCCAGGCCCCCGCCCGCACCCCCGACCACGGCTACCGGCTCTCCGGACGGAGTGCGGACGGCGCAGGGGCGACGGACCGGCTCACCTTCTCCTGCCCGGCCGGCAGCGAGGTGTACCTGTGGGCCCCCGGATACAGCGGGACCGCGCGGCTCTCCGGCGGACCGGCCCAAGGGTTCCAGGGCAGACCGCCGCACAGGGGAGCCGCGATGCGACGGCTCGGCACGGCCACAGGAACGACCCCGCTCACCGTCGAGCTGCATGCCGGCCTGCCAGGAGTGCTGCCCGAGCAGCCGGTGGGCTGCCTGGACCCGACCCGGCTTGCCGCCACCGTACAGCGCCTCAAGGCCGCCGCGGCCACCGGCGTCCAGGTCAGCGGCAGCGGCCTGGAGGCCGAACTGCCCGCCGGGAGCACGGGCACGGCCGTGATCGCCGTCCCGCGGACGGCCGGCTGGCAGTGCGCCGCCGGCGACGGTGAAGCGAAGCCGGCCGGCAGTTACCTCGGCCTGATCTCGGTGCCACTGGACGGCGACACCACTCGGATCAGCTGCGACTTCCACCCGCCGGGGCTACGGCTGGGCTCGGCGGTCGCCGGGGTGTCGCTGCTGGGCCTGGCCTGGCCGGTGGTGCTGCGCCGGCTCAGGGGCCGGCGAGGGCAGTCGGCCCCGGACGAGCCGTCCGACACCCCGGTCGCCAGGCCCGCGCAGAGCGCAACTTCGGCATAGGGCCGTATGCCGTCGGGGTGGCGGGCGTCGGCAGACGCCTGCCACCGCGACGGCGACTCGCGCCTCCTGACGACACCGGCCCGTACCGTCGTCTGCGCCTTCGCCGCCTTCTTCGGCCGGACGTCCCTCCGCTGCCCGGTGCCGCCGTCCTCACCGGAAAACAGAACCAGTGGGTTGGATGCCCGACTCCTGCCCTGGTAGCCGCGGCGTGACGCACCCCACTCCACCGTCCCGTTCAAACTCCGTTAACAATGGACTGTGATCTCACCGGTCTCCCCGATGCCCCAAAGCGCCCACCGGCCCAGGTCGGAGGCGACTCCCTACGTCGA includes:
- a CDS encoding YfhO family protein; amino-acid sequence: MPIRTPDRDRLRAAGLAALLTAVALCAGDALARSFPFGPRSRSVIDLANQFVPFHTWLWDLLHGRADGGLPVNWQSGYGSSSLPDVGTYLSSPFALLVVLFPRDRIDLALYVITVLKLAVAAAAMTWLLLSLRRGRGWVAAALGSGYALCGWSLFQGAINPMWLDGLIGFPLLCLVGEWARSGRRRLLGTALVAVVWIANFYTAYMATIGAGLVLVAQLLISDTTLRERGAALLRAALTTALGIGLSAPLLFTIALGTRHAYPGLVREFSPRDWTDVLARMLPATYSSLDPAVYVSTAVLLLALCLPFNGAVPARVRLVWTLLVVGTLASMQWGPTHLAWHAFTTPNGSAYRQAFIFCGLLVIAAWQAFAHGVPGFRPLLAGLGTLVLITAGAMRSELISGWTLPTLLAGTAAAAGAVVLLGLTARRHRRFLVAFAAVLLVGAQLGQATVSTFYAARERQRAFPGHPVWGAYQERQSQLAAEADGWPRYRTEPGHPETVGNDPLVVGGQGAQYYSSLTSVALSRTLFSLGAGWTALGRSPQSLDNPVTDAIFSIGARVHPDTMTVTRRDVPPLVTVRPSEHPPAFGRSAFRNQEQLLGAQVYTLPGISVSPADGQAPARTPDHGYRLSGRSADGAGATDRLTFSCPAGSEVYLWAPGYSGTARLSGGPAQGFQGRPPHRGAAMRRLGTATGTTPLTVELHAGLPGVLPEQPVGCLDPTRLAATVQRLKAAAATGVQVSGSGLEAELPAGSTGTAVIAVPRTAGWQCAAGDGEAKPAGSYLGLISVPLDGDTTRISCDFHPPGLRLGSAVAGVSLLGLAWPVVLRRLRGRRGQSAPDEPSDTPVARPAQSATSA